In a genomic window of Chryseobacterium sp. G0162:
- a CDS encoding peroxiredoxin, whose amino-acid sequence MSLVGKKFPNLTIDAMSEMGDDLRINILEEATNNQQKVLLFWYPKDFTFVCPTELHAFQEALGEFEKRNTKVIGASCDTNEVHFAWLNTPKDNGGIEGVTYPLLADTHRQLANTLGIVDQDFEYNEEGEEVFTGSNVTYRATYLIDETGKIFHEAVNDMPLGRNVKEFLRLIDAYTHVQKHGEVCPANWEEGKDAMKADRTSTAEYLAKN is encoded by the coding sequence ATGTCTTTAGTAGGAAAAAAATTCCCGAATTTAACAATCGACGCAATGTCTGAAATGGGTGACGATTTAAGAATCAACATCCTTGAAGAAGCTACTAACAACCAACAAAAAGTTCTTTTGTTCTGGTACCCTAAAGATTTCACTTTCGTATGCCCTACTGAGCTTCACGCTTTTCAGGAAGCTTTAGGTGAATTCGAAAAAAGAAACACTAAAGTAATTGGTGCTTCTTGTGATACAAACGAAGTACACTTCGCTTGGTTAAACACACCAAAAGATAACGGAGGTATTGAAGGAGTAACTTACCCACTTTTAGCTGATACTCACAGACAATTAGCAAACACTTTAGGAATTGTAGATCAGGATTTCGAATACAATGAAGAAGGAGAAGAAGTATTCACAGGTTCTAACGTAACTTACAGAGCAACTTACCTTATCGACGAAACTGGAAAAATCTTCCACGAAGCGGTAAATGACATGCCTCTAGGTAGAAACGTAAAAGAATTCTTAAGATTAATTGACGCTTACACTCACGTTCAAAAACACGGTGAAGTATGTCCTGCAAACTGGGAAGAAGGTAAAGATGCTATGAAAGCAGACAGAACTTCTACAGCAGAATACTTAGCTAAGAACTAA
- a CDS encoding thioredoxin family protein, giving the protein MYTELTEDTLQNIVNDNEKVVVQYGATWCGNCRIMKPKFKKLASENESIPFLYVDAEKLPESRKLAKVDNLPTFAIFKNGELVNQVQSNQAESLINLFNELA; this is encoded by the coding sequence ATGTACACAGAATTAACCGAAGATACATTACAGAATATCGTAAACGACAACGAAAAAGTAGTTGTTCAATATGGCGCAACATGGTGCGGAAACTGCAGAATTATGAAGCCAAAATTCAAAAAATTAGCATCTGAGAACGAATCTATTCCTTTCTTATATGTAGATGCTGAGAAACTTCCTGAAAGCAGAAAATTAGCAAAAGTAGACAACTTACCTACATTCGCTATCTTTAAAAATGGTGAATTGGTAAACCAGGTTCAATCTAACCAGGCTGAAAGTTTAATTAACCTTTTTAACGAATTAGCATAA
- a CDS encoding DUF6952 family protein, whose translation MKLPVIRQFYQNQTPENLEKTLEVLESFCEFRGTSDEDLNVAGELITNICGALEVHANVQNGMSEKDALNSFAQKVLGSIDK comes from the coding sequence ATGAAATTACCAGTAATCAGACAATTCTACCAGAATCAGACTCCTGAGAACCTAGAAAAAACATTAGAAGTTCTTGAAAGCTTCTGCGAATTCAGAGGAACAAGTGACGAGGATTTAAATGTTGCAGGAGAACTTATTACCAACATTTGCGGAGCTTTGGAGGTTCACGCTAACGTACAAAACGGAATGAGCGAAAAAGATGCTTTAAACTCTTTTGCACAAAAGGTTTTAGGATCTATTGATAAGTAG
- a CDS encoding Bax inhibitor-1 family protein encodes MMTDVLVAHSSEVEKANFYKKTYLHVALSILAFIGVETILLKTVPAEIIAMMFSGRFTWLLIIGVFWLASILASKWSLSQSQSTQYLGLGFYIVLEAVIFLPLLFIATNIAGGANIIFQAATLTVAMFAGISAVAFTSKRDFSFLRNIIIIGGFISIGLIVGGMAFGFNLGLWFSVGMVILASAAILYQTSKLKDSYATNQYVGAALQLFASIMLLFWYILNILMSRRS; translated from the coding sequence ATGATGACAGATGTTTTAGTCGCTCATTCTTCGGAAGTGGAGAAAGCGAATTTTTACAAGAAGACCTATTTGCATGTTGCATTATCAATTCTTGCATTTATTGGAGTTGAGACTATTTTGTTGAAGACTGTACCTGCAGAGATTATCGCAATGATGTTCAGTGGAAGATTCACCTGGCTGTTGATTATCGGTGTTTTCTGGCTGGCTTCTATTTTAGCCTCTAAATGGTCACTTTCGCAAAGTCAGTCTACTCAGTATCTTGGGTTAGGGTTTTATATTGTACTAGAGGCGGTGATTTTTTTACCATTGCTTTTTATAGCTACTAATATTGCTGGCGGTGCTAATATCATCTTCCAGGCAGCTACTTTAACGGTAGCAATGTTTGCAGGTATTTCTGCGGTTGCTTTTACTTCCAAGAGAGATTTTTCTTTTTTAAGAAATATTATCATTATCGGAGGATTTATTTCAATCGGATTAATTGTTGGAGGAATGGCTTTTGGATTTAATCTTGGATTGTGGTTCTCTGTAGGAATGGTCATTCTTGCTTCTGCAGCGATTTTATATCAAACCAGTAAGCTGAAAGACTCTTATGCTACGAATCAGTATGTGGGGGCAGCATTACAGCTTTTTGCTTCTATTATGCTTTTATTCTGGTATATCCTGAATATTCTGATGAGTAGAAGAAGCTAA
- a CDS encoding peptidylprolyl isomerase: MKKIFLGLAIVGTQVMFAQKVTGLKVENNQKKEQPATISKDKVNIYNDNFQKFITALQSSDYKTVNETLADKVKEIVTEDVLKKVRDGIDPNKKLEILKVGYYVTMDGVSHPNIKYKYAGDSSSKEVISVVFEDDGKILGVLPVKKDK; this comes from the coding sequence ATGAAAAAAATATTTTTAGGTCTGGCGATTGTTGGCACACAGGTAATGTTTGCTCAGAAAGTCACAGGGCTGAAGGTTGAGAACAATCAGAAGAAAGAACAGCCGGCTACCATAAGTAAGGATAAAGTCAATATTTATAATGATAATTTTCAGAAGTTTATTACCGCTTTGCAATCTTCGGATTATAAAACGGTGAACGAAACGCTTGCTGATAAGGTAAAGGAAATTGTCACAGAAGATGTTCTTAAAAAAGTAAGGGATGGTATTGATCCCAATAAAAAACTTGAGATTTTAAAAGTAGGCTATTATGTAACGATGGATGGTGTCAGTCACCCTAATATTAAATACAAATATGCCGGAGATTCTTCGTCAAAAGAAGTGATAAGTGTTGTATTTGAAGATGATGGGAAGATTCTGGGCGTATTGCCTGTTAAAAAGGATAAATAA
- a CDS encoding acyl-CoA reductase — protein sequence MNTENQVLGLIKLSDYIKAFLSRKTEDHNEDDVNIELLLKKSEIGNPWFTVDNQKFALQQWSDLLTEENIKNWLKNYSISKISKRVGLILAGNIPLVGFHDVISVVLSNHIPLIKLSSKDQYLIPFLLKKWKEFSGGEVQFEFVEKLENFDAVIATGSNNTARYLEYYFKNHLSIIRKNRTSVAVLKGDETDEELQLLAKDIFQYFGLGCRNVTRIFIPQDFVIDRLFENFLGFKDIINHNKYANNYDYNRAVYLLNLEKFWDNNFVMLKEDDKLFSPLSVINFSRYESLDDVKNFIAENDENIQCVVAKEELRLNSISFGEAQNPGLDTYADNVDTMKFLELV from the coding sequence ATGAATACCGAAAATCAAGTTTTAGGACTTATTAAATTAAGTGATTATATAAAGGCGTTTTTATCGAGGAAAACGGAAGATCACAATGAAGATGATGTAAATATTGAATTATTATTAAAGAAATCTGAAATAGGAAATCCGTGGTTTACGGTTGATAATCAGAAATTTGCTTTGCAACAATGGTCGGATCTTCTTACGGAAGAAAATATTAAAAACTGGCTTAAAAATTATTCAATCTCTAAAATTTCCAAGAGAGTAGGATTGATTTTAGCCGGAAATATTCCTTTGGTAGGGTTTCATGACGTGATTTCTGTTGTGCTCAGTAATCATATCCCTTTAATTAAGCTGTCATCTAAGGATCAATATTTGATTCCGTTCTTATTAAAAAAGTGGAAGGAATTTTCCGGAGGCGAGGTTCAGTTTGAATTTGTAGAGAAATTAGAGAATTTTGATGCCGTTATTGCTACCGGAAGTAATAATACCGCAAGATATCTTGAGTATTATTTTAAAAATCATTTGAGTATTATCCGTAAAAACAGAACTTCTGTTGCTGTTTTGAAAGGAGATGAAACTGATGAAGAACTCCAGCTTTTAGCAAAAGATATTTTCCAATATTTTGGATTGGGATGCAGAAATGTAACGAGGATTTTCATTCCTCAGGATTTTGTGATCGACAGATTGTTTGAAAACTTTTTAGGGTTCAAGGATATTATCAATCATAATAAATATGCTAATAATTATGATTATAACAGAGCTGTTTATCTTTTGAATCTGGAGAAATTCTGGGATAACAACTTCGTGATGCTGAAAGAAGATGATAAGTTGTTCAGTCCGCTTTCTGTGATTAATTTCAGCCGATACGAATCATTGGATGATGTTAAAAACTTTATCGCTGAAAACGATGAAAATATTCAGTGTGTAGTAGCTAAAGAAGAGTTAAGATTAAACTCAATTTCTTTTGGTGAAGCGCAAAATCCGGGTCTGGATACTTATGCAGACAATGTGGATACGATGAAGTTTTTAGAACTGGTCTGA
- a CDS encoding 4Fe-4S binding protein — MAIKITDECINCGACEPECPNNAIYEGAVDWKASDGTSLQGTITMPSGLTVDADAAQEPVSDDVYFIVTDKCTECKGFHEEPQCAAVCPVDCCVPDEDHVESEEALLNKKAFLHGE, encoded by the coding sequence ATGGCTATTAAAATAACTGATGAATGCATTAATTGTGGGGCTTGTGAACCGGAATGTCCAAACAATGCAATATATGAAGGAGCTGTAGATTGGAAAGCTTCTGATGGAACGTCTCTTCAAGGGACGATTACAATGCCGTCAGGACTTACTGTAGATGCAGATGCAGCACAGGAGCCAGTAAGTGATGATGTTTATTTTATCGTAACTGACAAATGTACTGAATGTAAAGGTTTCCATGAAGAGCCACAGTGTGCAGCAGTATGTCCGGTAGACTGCTGTGTTCCGGATGAAGACCATGTAGAATCTGAAGAAGCACTGCTTAATAAAAAAGCATTCTTACACGGCGAATAA
- the serC gene encoding 3-phosphoserine/phosphohydroxythreonine transaminase: protein MNKKHNFSAGPCILPQEVFEKSAQAILDFNGIGLSLLEISHRSKDFVAVMDEARAIVKRLMNLGDDYEVLYLGSGASMQFAMVPYNLMKVGGKAAYLDTGTWAAGAIKEAKKLGTVDVVGSSKEENYSFIPKNYTVGSEYDYFHCTSNNTIYGTQMKSFPEVDTLMVCDMSSDIFSRQLDFSKFDLIYAGAQKNMGPAGVTLVVIKKEILGKTGRENMLSMLDYSQHISKESMYNTPPVFPIYASLLTLQYLENNGGIAAAEQRNEAKAKLLYDEIDSNPLFETFCVKEDRSLMNVSFKITDESKKEEFDNAWKAAGISGLNGHRSLGGYRASLYNALPIESVQVLVDVMKSIK from the coding sequence ATGAACAAAAAGCACAACTTCAGCGCAGGGCCATGTATCTTACCACAAGAGGTATTTGAAAAATCAGCACAGGCAATCTTGGACTTTAACGGTATCGGATTATCTCTTCTTGAAATTTCGCACAGAAGTAAAGATTTCGTTGCAGTAATGGACGAAGCACGTGCAATTGTAAAAAGACTGATGAACCTGGGTGATGATTATGAGGTACTTTATTTAGGAAGCGGAGCAAGTATGCAGTTTGCGATGGTGCCTTACAATCTAATGAAAGTAGGCGGAAAAGCAGCTTATCTTGATACAGGAACATGGGCAGCCGGAGCCATCAAAGAAGCAAAAAAACTAGGAACTGTAGATGTAGTGGGCTCTTCAAAAGAAGAAAACTATTCTTTCATTCCTAAAAATTATACGGTAGGTTCGGAATACGATTATTTCCACTGTACCTCCAACAATACAATTTATGGAACTCAGATGAAATCATTTCCTGAAGTGGACACCCTGATGGTGTGTGACATGAGTTCTGATATTTTCTCAAGACAACTTGATTTTTCAAAATTTGACTTAATCTATGCCGGAGCTCAGAAAAATATGGGACCTGCAGGAGTTACTTTAGTCGTTATCAAAAAAGAAATCCTTGGAAAAACAGGAAGAGAAAATATGCTGTCTATGCTTGATTATTCTCAGCATATTTCCAAAGAGTCAATGTACAATACTCCACCGGTATTTCCTATCTATGCATCTCTGTTAACACTACAATACCTTGAAAACAATGGTGGAATTGCAGCAGCAGAACAGAGAAATGAAGCCAAAGCTAAGCTTTTATATGATGAAATTGACAGCAATCCATTATTTGAAACGTTCTGCGTGAAAGAAGACCGTTCATTAATGAATGTTTCTTTCAAAATTACAGATGAAAGTAAAAAAGAGGAGTTTGATAATGCATGGAAAGCTGCAGGAATCAGTGGACTTAACGGTCACAGAAGCCTTGGTGGCTACAGAGCCAGTTTATATAATGCCTTACCTATTGAAAGCGTACAGGTATTGGTGGATGTAATGAAATCTATCAAATAA
- a CDS encoding D-2-hydroxyacid dehydrogenase: MKVLANDGISKAGEQALKNAGIEILDNRVAQDHVINFINDNNVDVLLVRSATKVRQDLIDACPGLKIIGRGGIGMDNIDVEYAKSKGIKIINTPTASSKSVAELVFGHFIALARFLHESNRLMPLEGETHFNAMKKSFSNAYELSGKTLGVIGFGSIGQEVVKIGIALGMKIQVLTRSPKTEVLTLNFFDGQSVNFEITSTNDMDAFLKESDFISINTPKTNEYIIDTPQFEKMKDGVYIVNTARGGVINEVTLIDFIESGKVAGAALDVFESEPNPELPLLMNPALSLSPHVGGNTVDAQEKIGIELAEQIIKLQKETIR, encoded by the coding sequence ATGAAAGTTTTAGCAAACGATGGAATCTCAAAAGCAGGAGAACAGGCTTTAAAAAACGCCGGAATTGAAATTCTGGACAATAGAGTAGCCCAAGATCACGTTATTAATTTTATCAACGATAATAATGTAGATGTTCTTCTTGTAAGAAGCGCCACAAAAGTAAGGCAAGACCTGATTGATGCCTGTCCGGGACTTAAGATCATAGGTCGTGGCGGTATTGGAATGGATAATATTGATGTTGAATATGCAAAAAGTAAGGGGATTAAAATAATCAATACCCCAACAGCATCTTCAAAATCTGTTGCTGAGTTGGTTTTTGGACACTTCATCGCATTAGCCAGATTCCTTCACGAATCAAACAGACTGATGCCTTTGGAAGGAGAAACTCATTTCAATGCCATGAAAAAGTCATTCAGCAATGCTTATGAACTTTCAGGAAAAACATTAGGAGTAATCGGCTTTGGAAGTATTGGCCAGGAAGTCGTAAAAATAGGAATCGCATTAGGGATGAAAATACAGGTTCTGACAAGAAGCCCAAAAACAGAAGTTCTTACTTTGAATTTCTTTGACGGGCAGTCGGTAAACTTTGAAATCACTTCCACCAATGATATGGACGCTTTCCTTAAAGAATCAGATTTCATCAGCATCAATACCCCAAAAACGAATGAGTACATTATAGACACCCCACAATTTGAAAAAATGAAAGATGGAGTTTATATTGTAAATACTGCAAGAGGCGGTGTGATAAATGAAGTGACACTAATTGATTTTATCGAGTCAGGAAAAGTAGCAGGAGCTGCATTGGACGTTTTTGAAAGCGAGCCCAATCCTGAACTTCCTTTACTGATGAATCCCGCACTCTCACTCTCTCCTCATGTAGGCGGGAATACGGTAGACGCGCAAGAGAAAATCGGTATCGAACTTGCAGAACAAATTATTAAGCTACAAAAAGAAACTATAAGATAA